The genomic segment ATAAAGCTTTTAAAGATTTTGGGACAATTTGTTTTAACGAAACGGGCGCTTCTGACGCATTCAATTCAGATTTACGCACACAAGCCGCAGTTTTGGCGAAAAAGGGTAGTTATGGTGCTGCAATTGCTAAAATGAATACTATAATCAATAATGGTAAGGCTAAAGTAACCGACTACAATACACTTGGTTATTACTATTTGATTACAAAGCAATACAGTAAAGCGCTTAAAATACTTCAAGAAGGTGAAAAATTAGACGTTACAGAACTGTTGATTCAATTGAATTTAGCGCATGCTTATTTGCTGAATGGGAATTATAAGTCAGCTAAAGCAATTCATAAAACCTATTCCAATCAAAATGTTACGGATAGTTTGAGTTGGACGCAAAAAACAAAATTGGATTTCGATGCTTTTCAAAAAGCAGGAATTCAAGATGAAAACTTCAACGCTGTTTTAAAAATTTTAGAATAATTCCCTTTGAAAGCAACCTATCACAAGTATTTACTGCATTTTAAACGTCCTTCGGGAACTTCCAGAGGAGTTATGACGGATAAGGAAACCTGGTTTATCGTTTTGGAACAAGACGGCAAAAAGGGAATAGGCGAGTGCGGAATACTTCGTGGGCTTAGCTGTGATGATCGTCCGGATTACGAAGAAAAATTGACATGGACTTGCGCTAATATTCATTTGGGTAAAGACTTGCTTTGGGAAGCGTTGTTAGAATTTCCTTCGATTCAATTTGGAGTAGAGATGGCATTCCAATCTTTGGAGAGCGAAACCCCTTTTTTACTCTTTCCTTCTGACTTTACTGAAGGTCAAAAATCGATTCCAATTAACGGGCTGATTTGGATGGGAGAGGAAGCGTTTATGAAGGAACAAATTGAAGAAAAATTAGCAGATGGATTTCGATGTGTAAAATTGAAAATAGGCGCCATTGATTTTGAAAAAGAATTGCAATTATTGCGGTTTATCCGAGCTAATTTTACTGCTGAAGAAGTCGAAATACGATTAGATGCTAATGGTGCTTTTGATAAAAATAAAGCTTTAAATAAATTAACTCAATTATCTGGATTTAAGTTACATAGTATTGAGCAACCTATTGCTAAAAACAATACTGACAGTATGTCAGAACTATGTAAAACCACTCCATTTCCAATTGCTTTAGACGAAGAGTTGATTGGTGTTTTTGGACTGGAAGAAAAAGAGGCTTTATTGCGAAAAATCAAACCCCAATATATTATTTTGAAGCCTAGTTTCGTAGGTGGATTTAGAGGCACGCAAGAGTGGATTTCATTAGCTGAAAAGTACCAAATAGGTTGGTGGATTACCTCGGCTTTAGAAAGTAATATTGGATTGAATGCTATAGCTCAATGGACTTTTTTACAGAACAATCAAATGCCTCAAGGATTAGGAACCGGAGCCTTATATACTAATAATTTTGATTGTCCTTTGACTGTTGATCAAGGACAATTATGGTACAGGAAGAGTTCTTCTTGGTCGAATTTTAACCTAAATGAATTGGAATTACAATAAAATTAGTTGTATTCTCAATTTTTATAATGTTTTTTTAAATTTTAAATATTTTTGAAGCATTTTTTATTCGATAATTTATAAATTCGTAATTTAATTTAAATTGTATTGTTAAATGGATTCACAAACTCCTTATATTCCTGTTAATAAAGTAAGAATTGTAACCGCAGCGTCACTTTTTGACGGACACGATGCAGCCATTAACATCATGCGAAGAATTATCCAAGCCACTGGTGTAGAGGTAATTCATCTTGGACATGATAGAAGTGTTGAAGAAGTTGTAAATACTGCCATTCAAGAGGATGCGAATGCAATTGCAATGACTTCTTATCAAGGGGGTCACAACGAGTATTTCAAATACATGTACGATTTACTTAAGGAAAAAGGAGCTGGTCACATCAAAATATTTGGCGGAGGTGGAGGCGTAATCTTACCTTCAGAAATTTCAGAATTACACGAGTATGGCATTGAAAGAATTTATTCTCCAGATGATGGCCGTGCCATGGGATTACAAGGTATGATTAACGATTTGGTCAAACGGTCTGATTATCCAATTGGAGATAAATTAACTGGAGAATTATCGCACATAGAAGAGAAAAATCCAACAGCTATTGCACGATTAATTTCGGCTGCTGAGAACTTTCCAGAAATTGCTAAATCGGTTTTTGACCAAATTCATCAAAAAAATGAAACCTCTAAAATTCCTGTTTTGGGCATTACCGGTACAGGTGGCGCAGGAAAATCATCTTTAGTAGATGAATTGGTTCGTCGTTTTTTAATCGATTTCCCAGAAAAAACAATCGGATTGATTTCGGTTGACCCCTCAAAACGTAAGACTGGTGGCGCTTTATTGGGCGATAGAATTCGTATGAATGCGATTAACAATTCAAGAGTTTATATGCGTTCGTTGGCTACTCGTCAATCCAATTTGGCCTTATCAAAATATGTAGCTGAAGCAATTGAAGTTCTGAAAGCGGCTAAATACGATATCATAATTTTAGAAACGTCTGGAATTGGACAATCGGATACCGAAATTTTAGAACATTCAGATGTTTCGTTATACGTAATGACTCCCGAGTTTGGAGCTGCAACACAGTTAGAAAAAATCGATATGTTGGATTTTGCCGATTTAGTGGCGCTGAATAAATTCGACAAACGTGGTGCTTTAGATGCCATTCGTGATGTAAAAAAACAATACCAACGCAATCATAATTTATGGGATGTAGATACAGATAAAATGCCAATTTTTGGAACTATCGCTTCACAATTCAACGATCCAGGAATGAATACGCTGTACAAATCCATAATGGATAAGATTGTAGAAAAAACAGGAGCTGATTTACAATCGACTTTTGAAATTACGCGTGAAATGAGCGAGAAGATTTTCGTAATTCCACCTCATAGAACCCGTTATTTATCTGAAATTGCAGAAAACAATAGAAAATACGATGAAACGGTACTTTCTCAAGTAGAAGTAGCTCAAAAATTATACGGAATTTTTAAAACTGTGGAATCGGTTAACGGTAATTTACCACAATTAGATAAAGCAGGAATAGTTGAAGATTCTTTAAAAATCAATGCCGATAACAAAGATTTCGTTTCGTTATTGACTAAAGAATTCGACCGAGTAAAAATGAACCTTGACTCTTACAACTGGGAAATCATTTTAACTTGGGACGAAAAAGTGAATAAATATAAAAATCCAGTGTATAGTTTTAAAGTTCGAGATAAAGAAATTAAAATTGCAACACATACCGAATCGCTTTCGCATTTGCAAATTCCAAAGGTAGCTTTGCCAAAATACCAAGCTTGGGGCGATATTTTAAAATGGAATTTACAAGAAAATGTTCCTGGAGAATTCCCTTTTGCTTCTGGATTGTATCCATTTAAAAGAGAAGGCGAAGATCCAAGTAGAATGTTTGCAGGTGAAGGAGGACCAGAACGAACTAACAAGCGTTTTCACTATGTTTCTGCAGGATTGCCAGCAAAACGATTATCAACGGCTTTTGATTCGGTGACTTTGTACGGAAATGACCCTCACATTCGTCCTGATATTTATGGAAAAATTGGTAATGCTGGAGTTTCAATTTGTTGTTTAGACGATGCAAAAAAATTGTATTCTGGTTTCGATTTGAGTCATCCAATGACTTCTGTATCCATGACGATTAATGGACCAGCTCCAATGTTGTTAGGATTCTTTATGAATGCGGCTATCGATCAAAACTGTGAAAAATACATTATTGAAAATGGTTTACAAAAGGAAGTTGAAGCTAAAATCAACGAAATTTATAAGCAAAAAGGGGTAACACGTCCTTCGTATCAAGGCGATTTACCAGAAGGGAATAATGGATTAGGGTTGATGCTTTTAGGCGTAACTGGCGATCAAGTTTTACCATTAGATGTTTATAATGATATCAAAGTTAAAACCTTAGCACAACTTCGTGGTACGGTTCAAGCCGATATTTTAAAAGAAGATCAAGCACAAAATACTTGTATTTTCTCTACTGAATTTGCTTTACGATTAATGGGTGATGTACAGGAGTATTTCATCAAACAAAACGTTCGTAATTTTTATTCGGTTTCTATTTCTGGATATCATATTGCAGAAGCAGGAGCGAACCCAATTACCCAATTAGCATTTACCTTAGCTAATGGTTTCACTTACGTGGAATACTATTTGAGTCGCGGAATGAACATCAACGATTTCGGTCCGAATTTATCGTTCTTTTTCTCTAACGGAGTGGATCCAGAATATGCGGTTATTGGTCGTGTGGCTCGTAAAATTTGGGCGAAAGCCATGAAAAACAAATACGGAGCCAACGAAAGAGCGCAAATGTTGAAATACCACATTCAAACTTCTGGACGTTCGTTGCATGCGCAAGAAATTGATTTTAATGATATTCGTACGACGCTACAAGCTTTGTATGCGATTTACGACAACTGTAATTCCTTACATACGAATGCGTATGACGAAGCCATTACTACGCCAACAGAAGAATCTGTGCGAAGAGCTATGGCAATTCAGTTGATTATTAATAAAGAATTAGGATTAGCGAAAAACGAAAATCCAATTCAAGGTTCGTTCATTATCGAAGAATTAACCGATTTAGTAGAAGAGGCTGTTTTACAAGAATTTGACCGAATTACAGAACGTGGCGGTGTATTGGGTGCGATGGAAACCATGTACCAACGTTCCAAAATTCAGGAAGAAAGTTTGTATTACGAAACCTTGAAACATACAGGCGAATTTCCAATTATCGGGGTAAATACCTTCTTGAGCTCAAAAGGTTCACCAACGGTTATTCCTGCAGAGGTTATTCGTGCAACGGAAGAAGAGAAGCAATATCAAATTGATATGTTGCATAATCTACATCAATCGGGCGCCGAAAAAGTAACTGAACAATTGAACAGTATTCAAGACGCAGCGATTAATAATCAAAATATTTTTGAAAAGTTAATGGAGGCTACCAAAGTATGTTCGTTAGGACAAATTACCAATGCGTTGTTTGAAGTGGGTGGACAATACAGACGAAATATGTAATTGACTTATAAATGAAATTATAGTTTTTTAAAAAAAAACCTGATAATCAATTGATTATCAGGTTTTTTTGTGGAGTCGCCGGGAATCGAACCCGGGTCCAAACAAGCAACTAAAGAGCTTTCTACAGGCTTATTTCCTGATTGAATTTTCGATGTTTTGCTAGGCCAGAAACAGCCACAAAACACTTAGTTTTTTTATTTTCAAGTACCGCCCAAAACTTACGATACTCTAGGTTTATATTTACGATTCCCCTAGATCAAATGCTATAAACCAAAGCCTTTGAGGAGAATCCTGCTTTCCTACCTGGTAGGACGAGGCTAATCTTACTATGATTCAGATTATGCAGCAAGAGCGTAGTTTCCTTCGCCGTGTAAAAAGTGTGAAGCCTTTTATTAACGAGAATTACTTCAGTTCTCGACCTGCTTACTTTTCAATTCGACTTGCTGTCAAAACCAGTCGACCCCATAATGACCTGGAATAGTCAAAAACTGTTCCGAAAATGGAGTTGCAAAGGTAAATCTTTTTTAATGATAAAAACGAATTGATTTTGGTAATTCAAATTCCAAATCATAAATCATATAATCGTCCCGAAGCGTCGGGATCGAATATCGTATATCGTCCCGAAGCGTCGGGATTGTATATCGAATATCATATATCGAATTATTCTTCAGTATCCATTTCAAATGGGTAATCGCCAAATAAAGGAGCTACTTTTTTTACATTATAAGTACTTTTATTCATCTTATTGGACAAAGCAATAATAGTTACTTGTTCTTTTGGAAGTGTTATGTAAGATGAAGTATTTCCGTGCCACCAACCGTTATGAAAATAAAAATTCTGACCTGTTTTCCAATTAATCATTCGTATGCCTAGACCATAATTTTTCTCACCTTCCTTTTCTTTGCTGTAGCCAACATAGACTTGTTTAGCTAATTCTGGCTCTAAAAAATCTTTTCTATTTCTAGCTCGGTCGAATTTTAACAAATCTCTAGCGGTTGAAAATATATTTTTGTCTCCATAAACCTCATCGAGATAATCTTTACCGATTTCTATTCCATTGGCTTTGTAGGAAGGAACAATCCGATTTTTATCTTTCTCATAGTCGAATACGAATGTATTAGTCATTCCTAGAGGTTTGAAAATCATTTCAGCCATAGCGTCTTTATAACTAGTGCCTGTTATTTTTTCTATGATTAATGCTAACAATGCATAATTAGTATTGCAATAAGCAAATCGGGTATTGGCTTTGGATTCTACACCTATATTTTTGGTAGCTAAAATGTTTAATATGTCTTGATTTTTCAATCTGTTACGTCTGTCCCAAACGCCGTCATTTCTATCTGTAAAATAGGCGTAATTACGAAGTCCACTTCGGTGGTTGAGTAACATTCTTACTGTTATATCTTCAAAAGGAAATTCTTTTAAAATGGATTTCACTTTTTGATCTAAACTCAAACGTTTGGCATTCGCAAGTTTTAAAACTGCAGCCGCTGTAATTACTTTACTTACTGAGGCTATGTGTAATGGAGTAGATGCGGTAATTGTATCTTTTTTATTGAAGTTGGCTAATCCATCGTATTTTTCAAAAACAATTTGACCGTTTTTTGCAACTAAAAAAGCACCATTAGCTCTTTTTTTAGGCCAATTCTTATTGTAAAAATGAGCAATTTTTTTACGAGTATTTGAAATAAAGTTGCCATCTAATGAAGGTTCTTCTACCAAAGGCTTCATTTTTGGCAAAACATTTTTAGGAAGTTCAGAATCTTTTATAGTGTTTTCGAATTCTACTTTTTTACATGAGCTTACTAGAAAAAGTAATAGTAGAATTGACAGTGAATAGGATGTATTAATATATTTCATTATTGTGGCACTTGATGCACAAATATATAGAATACATCTATTTTAGAATGCTTTTTTTAAATTATCAATCACTTTTTATTCACATATTTTGTTATTAAATTTCTAATTTATTGTATTTCAATCTTTTTTAAAAATAGATTGCTATTGAATTCTTAAAATAGTTTTAAGTTGATTTTTTAATTATTAAATTTGTGAGGTTACATACCTAATAAAATTAGTAAATTATGAGTAAAAGCGCTCTTAGATTTGGAATTATTCGAGAACGTAAAAATCCCCCTGATCGAAGAGTGGTTTTGTCGCCAACTGCTATAGTTCAGCTACAACAGCTGTATCCTACTGCTCAATTTGTAGTAGAAAGTTCAGAAAATCGTGTATATAAAGACGAAGACTATCAATCTTTAGGGATAGAAGTGACTGATAATGTTGCTGATTGTGATGTTTTAATTGGAGTTAAGGAAGTGCCTTTAGTTAATTTAATTCCAAATAAATCCTATTTCTTTTTTTCTCATACAATTAAAAAGCAGCCTCATAATCAAGCGCTTTTGAGGGAAATTTTGGAAAACAATATTACATTATACGATCATGAAACCATAGTTGATGCCGATGAAAAGCGACTTATCGGTTTCGGTAAATATGCAGGAATAGTAGGAACGTATAATGCGTTCAGGGCTTTTGGATTAAAATTTGAATTGTTTAAGTTACCCAAAGCGGAAACCTTATCGGATCAAGCCATGTTAATTTCATATTTGAAACGTCAGGTCTTACCTCCCTTAAAAATTGTAGTAACAGGTACAGGAAAAGTAGGTTCTGGTTGTATCGAAATGTTGGATGCAATGAAAATTAAGCGTGTTGGTGTGGCTGATTTTTTATCGAAAAAATATACTCAAGCGGTTTATGTACAAATAGATGTATTGGAGTATAACAAGAGAAAAGATGGAGGATCAACCGATAACAATGATTTTTATCACCATCCAGAAGAGTATGAATCTGATTTTGCCAGATTTGCTAATGTAGCAGATATTGCAATTTTTGGACATTTTTATGGCAATGGAGCGCCTCAAATTCTTTCTCGTGAGATGCTAAAATCACAAGATTGCAAGATCAAAGTTGTAGCTGATATTTCCTGTGATGTAGATGGTCCAATTGCGTGTACAGTTCGCGCTTCTACAATCGCTGAACCTTTTTACGGTTATTTACCTTCTGAGGGAACCGAAGTAGATGTTTTTCATCCAGCAGCAATTGTTGTAATGGCTGTTGATAATTTACCTTGTGAGTTGCCTAAAGACGCTAGTGATGGCTTTGGAGAACAGTTCATTAAGCATGTGTTTCCAGCACTAATGAGCGGCGATGTAGACGGACTTTTGCATCGAGCTAAAATTACAGATAGCGGTAGATTAACCGATAGATTTAAATACTTGCAAGATTATGTAGATTTAGGATAGGCACTAGTAAGGTCTATCTTGAAATTTTAACGATTTGTTTTTTATTTTTTTGTTGTCGGGACAAAATATTAAACTTACATTTGTACTTGTATACACTTAATTCCGGAAAATATGTTTACTTTTTCACAGTACTTAGGCTTTTTACTTTTCTTAACTATTTTGACAATGGGTTTTTGGCTAATGTTTTTTTTAGTTGGATTCGTGTCGTATTGGGTAGGTGGAGCTTCTTGGGAAGCTTACAAAGAAAAGAAAGCAAAAAAGAAAGAAGAGCAATCTAATTAAATAGTTTGTTTTACAAAAAAAAGCTCCATTTATGGAGCTTTTTTTATGAATTAACCTAACCTATACTTTTAACCTTGAAATTCCATATCACCACCACCATCGTTTAATCTCTTTGGTTGTCTTTCTCTTTCGTTTTTAGCTTTATTAAAGCGGTACGTGAAGGAAAGAGTGACTTGTCTTACTCGCCATTGCATTTCAGATCTTGAACTAATTACACCAGGTAAGAAAGTCTCCATAATTCTTTTTCGACCATTAAAAACATCACTTACATTTAGAGTAAATGTTCCTTTATCTTTCATCACATCTTTACTGAAGGCAAGATTAGCACTAAAATTCCCAATCACTCTTCCCTGCGCATTAGTTTGACCACCCATATACATTAAATTGGTTTGCCAATCAATTTTGTTTGGAAGTGTAATTTTCGATGTCAATCGGCTAAACCAAGATGTCGCCACATTGTCAAAGTTTTGAACAATCTTTACGTTATTAAAATTAGTATAAGTAAAATCGCCATCAGTTTCACTTCTAAAAAAGTTGAAGTTAGAATTCAACTTCCACCATTTGTATGGAGAATAATTTAAGGTAAATTCAAAACCTGAGCGATATTCTGTCGCTAAATTGATTGGTGAACTAATGATTATTGGGGTTCCGTTAACAAAACTACCCGATTCTCTTCTTGCAAATTGAAACGCATCAATTGTTTTGTTTAGATATAAAGAAGTACTTAATGTTAATTTAGACCATCGTTTTATATACCCAAAATCTATTGCGTCTGTCATAGATGGATCTAAATCAGGATTACCAACAAAGATGTTTATATTACTTGATAAATTGTTAAATGGGTTTAATAATCTTCCGCGAGGTCTCTGAATTCTTCGGCTATAGCTAATTGATGTGCTAGCCTTATCAGATAATTCGT from the Flavobacterium ammonificans genome contains:
- a CDS encoding o-succinylbenzoate synthase, translated to MKATYHKYLLHFKRPSGTSRGVMTDKETWFIVLEQDGKKGIGECGILRGLSCDDRPDYEEKLTWTCANIHLGKDLLWEALLEFPSIQFGVEMAFQSLESETPFLLFPSDFTEGQKSIPINGLIWMGEEAFMKEQIEEKLADGFRCVKLKIGAIDFEKELQLLRFIRANFTAEEVEIRLDANGAFDKNKALNKLTQLSGFKLHSIEQPIAKNNTDSMSELCKTTPFPIALDEELIGVFGLEEKEALLRKIKPQYIILKPSFVGGFRGTQEWISLAEKYQIGWWITSALESNIGLNAIAQWTFLQNNQMPQGLGTGALYTNNFDCPLTVDQGQLWYRKSSSWSNFNLNELELQ
- a CDS encoding serine hydrolase domain-containing protein, encoding MKYINTSYSLSILLLLFLVSSCKKVEFENTIKDSELPKNVLPKMKPLVEEPSLDGNFISNTRKKIAHFYNKNWPKKRANGAFLVAKNGQIVFEKYDGLANFNKKDTITASTPLHIASVSKVITAAAVLKLANAKRLSLDQKVKSILKEFPFEDITVRMLLNHRSGLRNYAYFTDRNDGVWDRRNRLKNQDILNILATKNIGVESKANTRFAYCNTNYALLALIIEKITGTSYKDAMAEMIFKPLGMTNTFVFDYEKDKNRIVPSYKANGIEIGKDYLDEVYGDKNIFSTARDLLKFDRARNRKDFLEPELAKQVYVGYSKEKEGEKNYGLGIRMINWKTGQNFYFHNGWWHGNTSSYITLPKEQVTIIALSNKMNKSTYNVKKVAPLFGDYPFEMDTEE
- a CDS encoding methylmalonyl-CoA mutase family protein; amino-acid sequence: MDSQTPYIPVNKVRIVTAASLFDGHDAAINIMRRIIQATGVEVIHLGHDRSVEEVVNTAIQEDANAIAMTSYQGGHNEYFKYMYDLLKEKGAGHIKIFGGGGGVILPSEISELHEYGIERIYSPDDGRAMGLQGMINDLVKRSDYPIGDKLTGELSHIEEKNPTAIARLISAAENFPEIAKSVFDQIHQKNETSKIPVLGITGTGGAGKSSLVDELVRRFLIDFPEKTIGLISVDPSKRKTGGALLGDRIRMNAINNSRVYMRSLATRQSNLALSKYVAEAIEVLKAAKYDIIILETSGIGQSDTEILEHSDVSLYVMTPEFGAATQLEKIDMLDFADLVALNKFDKRGALDAIRDVKKQYQRNHNLWDVDTDKMPIFGTIASQFNDPGMNTLYKSIMDKIVEKTGADLQSTFEITREMSEKIFVIPPHRTRYLSEIAENNRKYDETVLSQVEVAQKLYGIFKTVESVNGNLPQLDKAGIVEDSLKINADNKDFVSLLTKEFDRVKMNLDSYNWEIILTWDEKVNKYKNPVYSFKVRDKEIKIATHTESLSHLQIPKVALPKYQAWGDILKWNLQENVPGEFPFASGLYPFKREGEDPSRMFAGEGGPERTNKRFHYVSAGLPAKRLSTAFDSVTLYGNDPHIRPDIYGKIGNAGVSICCLDDAKKLYSGFDLSHPMTSVSMTINGPAPMLLGFFMNAAIDQNCEKYIIENGLQKEVEAKINEIYKQKGVTRPSYQGDLPEGNNGLGLMLLGVTGDQVLPLDVYNDIKVKTLAQLRGTVQADILKEDQAQNTCIFSTEFALRLMGDVQEYFIKQNVRNFYSVSISGYHIAEAGANPITQLAFTLANGFTYVEYYLSRGMNINDFGPNLSFFFSNGVDPEYAVIGRVARKIWAKAMKNKYGANERAQMLKYHIQTSGRSLHAQEIDFNDIRTTLQALYAIYDNCNSLHTNAYDEAITTPTEESVRRAMAIQLIINKELGLAKNENPIQGSFIIEELTDLVEEAVLQEFDRITERGGVLGAMETMYQRSKIQEESLYYETLKHTGEFPIIGVNTFLSSKGSPTVIPAEVIRATEEEKQYQIDMLHNLHQSGAEKVTEQLNSIQDAAINNQNIFEKLMEATKVCSLGQITNALFEVGGQYRRNM
- a CDS encoding NAD(P)-dependent oxidoreductase; translated protein: MSKSALRFGIIRERKNPPDRRVVLSPTAIVQLQQLYPTAQFVVESSENRVYKDEDYQSLGIEVTDNVADCDVLIGVKEVPLVNLIPNKSYFFFSHTIKKQPHNQALLREILENNITLYDHETIVDADEKRLIGFGKYAGIVGTYNAFRAFGLKFELFKLPKAETLSDQAMLISYLKRQVLPPLKIVVTGTGKVGSGCIEMLDAMKIKRVGVADFLSKKYTQAVYVQIDVLEYNKRKDGGSTDNNDFYHHPEEYESDFARFANVADIAIFGHFYGNGAPQILSREMLKSQDCKIKVVADISCDVDGPIACTVRASTIAEPFYGYLPSEGTEVDVFHPAAIVVMAVDNLPCELPKDASDGFGEQFIKHVFPALMSGDVDGLLHRAKITDSGRLTDRFKYLQDYVDLG